A genomic region of Echeneis naucrates chromosome 24, fEcheNa1.1, whole genome shotgun sequence contains the following coding sequences:
- the LOC115038214 gene encoding vesicular inhibitory amino acid transporter-like, whose product MPRGVNRCERPSVSQTPPEPQTSRGRQADGGGTIRLKMGSLHWARGFGQPGRTAGSLWGWAASRLHLNWTTSSFQEDEEMLVLTHSDELSRTHAEDNRLPSDHITDRKVSADDTRRTKTSCRPNGLSVTGQDDRLASNLTGSSSRSRHDNPAFKETRAAVISSGPRSIIITSAVSTADSLWFKNTTSYGEGKRSSDLQTDKMETNSEVGERATSCWLAGNNKGNIQRQGLPEGGGVKSQGRETVEGTTEFCTRLEEERARMSSADPRQSPNAGPTGLTQNPSPTITAWEAGWNVTNAIQGIFVLGLPFALVQSGYVGLVLLVLSAWVCNHTGRILVACLYEEEQSGGSASKVRVRHSYQDIVEACCKGLWPYWPGLGGWMVNVAQVIELMMTCTLYLVVSTSLLSDSLSGLAVSRSVCSLLSLIFLLPCLMLTDLRPVSTLSLLCSLAHMLISLLVMLYCLSRASSWSWSCLSLSVDPEDFLVSVGVIIFSYTSQIFLPPLEGSMENRGQFDAMLGWTHAAACIMKTMFALLAVLTWGAETSEVITDNLPSDLRPLINLCLLAKALLSFPLPFYSAAEILQSCLLRDSAVSTSSPHGGRGVSRLALLVRSSLLMTSYLLALLVPRFSLLMGLTGSVTGAAMTLILPCLFHLRLRWGRLTSRDRLVDVGILSLGLICSVSGVICSLKRLVEGL is encoded by the exons atgCCCCGGGGGGTGAACAGATGTGAAAG GCCCAGTGTCAGTCAAACTCCTCCAGAGCCTCAGACTTCCAGAGGCAGACAGGCTGACGGAGGGGGGACCATCCGGCTGAAGATGGGCTCTCTTCACTGGGCTCGAGGCTTTGGGCAGCCCGGGCGGACGGCTGGATCTCTGTGGGGCTGGGCAGCGTCGAGGCTACACCTGAACTGGACTACAAG CTCCTTtcaggaggatgaagagatgcTGGTTCTAACCCACAGCGATGAGCTGAGCAGAACCCATGCTGAGGACAATAGATTGCCTTCTGACCACATCACAGACAGAAAAGTAAGCGCCGATGACACCAGAAGAACCAAAACCTCATGTAGACCAAACGGCCTGTCTGTGACCGGGCAAGACGACAGATTGGCGTCTAACCTGACAGGATCCAGCAGCCGCTCTCGGCATGACAATCCAGCCTTCAAAGAAACCAGGGCTGCAGTGATCTCCTCTGGACCCAGGAGCATCATCATAACTTCAGCGGTTTCCACTGCGGACTCCCTTTGGTTTAAAAATACTACAAGTTATGGTGAAGGGAAAAGATCCTCTGATTTGCAGACTGACAAGATGGAAACCAACAGTGAGGTGGGTGAGAGGGCCACATCCTGCTGGCTGGCTGGGAATAACAAAGGGAATATACAAAGGCAGGGACTGCCTGAAGGTGGAGGGGTGAAAAGCCAGGGAAGGGAAACTGTGGAGGGGACGACTGAGTTCTGTACCCGCCTTGAAGAGGAGAGAGCAAGGATGAGCTCAGCTGATCCACGTCAGAGCCCCAACGCTGGCCCCACAGGTCTGACCCAGAACCCATCTCCCACCATCACCGCCTGGGAGGCCGGCTGGAACGTAACAAATGCTATACAG GGCATCTTTGTGTTGGGGTTACCCTTTGCTCTGGTCCAGTCGGGTTATGTGGGTCTAGTCCTGCTGGTTCTGTCGGCCTGGGTCTGTAACCACACTGGGCGGATCCTGGTGGCTTGTCTATATGAAGAGGAACAAAG tgGTGGCTCAGCGTCAAAGGTCAGAGTCCGGCACAGCTACCAGGACATAGTGGAGGCCTGCTGCAAAGGACTGTGGCCCTACTGGCCTGGCCTGGGGGGCTGGATGGTTAATGTAGCTCAG gtcATTGAACTGATGATGACCTGCACCCTCTATTTAGTCGTCTCCACCAGTCTGTTGTCTGACAGTCTGTCAGGACTGGCCGTTTCCAGATCTGTATGTTCTCTGCTCTCGCTGATCTTCTTGCTTCCCTGCCTGATGCTGACTGATCTCAGACCAGTATCCACGCTCAGCCTGCTCTGCTCCCTGGCTCACATGCTCATCAG CCTGTTGGTAATGCTGTACTGTCTGAGCCGAGCCAGCAGCTGGTCTTGgtcctgtctgtccctgtccgTGGACCCGGAGGACTTCCTCGTCTCCGTGGGGGTCATCATCTTCTCCTACACCTCCCAGATCTTCCTGCCTCCTCTGGAGGGCAGTATGGAGAACAGAGGGCAGTTTGATGCCATGCTTGGGTGGACTCATGCTGCCGCCTGCATCATGAAAACCATGTTTGCTTTATTG GCCGTGTTGACGTGGGGAGCTGAGACCAGTGAGGTCATCACCGACAACCTGCCCTCTGACCTTCGACCTCTCATCAACCTGTGCCTGTTGGCCAAAGCGCTGCTGTCCTTCCCACTGCCATTCTACTCCGCTGCTGAAATACTGCAAAGCTGTCTGCTGAGAG ACTCTGCCGTCTCAACGTCTTCCCCACATGGAGGTCGAGGTGTGTCCCGTCTGGCGCTGCTGGTCCGCAGCTCTTTGTTGATGACATCATATCTGCTGGCCCTGCTGGTGCCCAGGTTTTCCCTGCTGATGGGTTTGACGGGCAGTGTGACCGGGGCGGCCATGACACTCATACTACCGTGCCTGTTTCACCTCAGGCTGCGTTGGGGGCGCCTGACTTCGAGGGACCGATTGGTAGATGTCGGTATACTGAGTCTGGGGCTCATCTGTAGTGTGTCTGGTGTGATTTGTTCTCTGAAAAGGCTGGTGGAGGGGCTGTAG